From the Microaerobacter geothermalis genome, one window contains:
- the ftsA gene encoding cell division protein FtsA: MSIDDYIVSLDIGTSKVRVIIGEINNGALNIIGVGSSDSEGIKKGAIVDIDQTVASIRNAVQHAEQMVGISIQDVFIGIAGNHIQLLPTQGVVAVSSEDREIGDEDIERVIQASRVIAIPPEREIIDVVPKQFVVDGLRDIKDPRGMIGVRLEMEGTIITGSKTVIHNVVRCIQRAGLSIAGIVLQPLAASEIALSKDDKNLGVFLLDIGAGSTTLAYFEDGYLAAHSVLPIGGEYITHDITIGLRTHTEISERIKLKYGCASIKEASTEETFKVPRIGSDMEKQYSQYDLANIIEPRVEEIFTLIHKEISKMGVHDEIPGGFVLTGGVVAMPGILLVAKEILPGPVRIAMPDYIGVRDPSFTTGVGIIRYASKQMFRRVTHVQGQNRMKNKSTTKSNHTKSGNLMEKMKDWLKEFI; the protein is encoded by the coding sequence TTGAGCATCGATGATTATATTGTCAGTTTGGACATCGGTACATCCAAAGTCAGAGTCATTATCGGAGAAATAAATAATGGCGCCCTTAATATTATAGGGGTTGGCTCCTCAGATTCTGAGGGGATCAAAAAAGGTGCCATCGTTGATATTGATCAAACCGTTGCTTCAATCCGAAATGCCGTTCAGCATGCGGAACAAATGGTTGGGATCTCGATACAGGATGTGTTTATAGGTATAGCTGGTAATCATATTCAATTATTACCAACCCAGGGAGTCGTTGCTGTATCCAGTGAGGACCGAGAGATTGGAGACGAGGATATTGAACGGGTGATTCAAGCTTCCCGGGTAATTGCCATCCCCCCTGAAAGAGAGATCATTGATGTAGTACCTAAACAGTTTGTTGTAGATGGATTGAGAGACATAAAGGATCCACGCGGGATGATCGGAGTTCGTTTGGAAATGGAAGGAACCATCATTACTGGTTCTAAAACTGTAATACATAACGTGGTTCGCTGTATTCAACGGGCGGGATTATCCATAGCCGGTATTGTTCTCCAACCTTTAGCGGCAAGTGAAATTGCCCTTTCCAAGGATGATAAGAATTTAGGTGTCTTTTTATTAGATATCGGGGCGGGATCCACAACCCTTGCTTATTTTGAAGATGGTTATTTGGCTGCCCACTCAGTCCTTCCTATCGGAGGTGAATACATCACCCACGATATTACGATAGGACTGCGCACTCATACTGAGATATCTGAGAGAATTAAGCTGAAATATGGTTGTGCCTCAATCAAGGAAGCTTCAACTGAAGAAACTTTTAAAGTCCCACGGATAGGAAGCGATATGGAAAAACAGTATTCGCAATATGACTTAGCCAACATTATTGAGCCTCGCGTGGAGGAGATTTTTACACTAATTCATAAAGAAATTTCAAAAATGGGGGTTCATGATGAGATTCCTGGCGGATTTGTTTTAACCGGCGGCGTTGTAGCCATGCCCGGAATTTTGTTGGTTGCAAAGGAAATACTTCCCGGCCCGGTCCGTATTGCAATGCCGGATTATATTGGAGTACGTGATCCTTCATTTACTACAGGAGTTGGCATCATTCGATATGCCTCAAAACAAATGTTCCGAAGAGTTACCCATGTTCAGGGTCAAAATAGAATGAAGAATAAAAGCACAACAAAGTCGAACCATACAAAGTCAGGGAATCTAATGGAGAAAATGAAAGATTGGTTGAAAGAGTTTATCTAA